The Acidicapsa acidisoli genome contains a region encoding:
- a CDS encoding DoxX family protein, protein MNILLWVLQVLAAFLYGSSGVMKVFLFDKVSQDVPSFGALPRNVWMTLGILELICTVGLIVPAAFHWQPPLTILAATVLAVESLVFVGVHVKYREVAPMIMSGVLGLIMAFIAYGRIVLQPIF, encoded by the coding sequence ATGAACATACTGTTATGGGTCCTGCAAGTCCTCGCCGCGTTCCTGTACGGATCGTCGGGCGTCATGAAGGTCTTCCTGTTCGACAAGGTAAGCCAGGACGTCCCATCCTTTGGCGCCTTGCCGCGAAACGTCTGGATGACTCTCGGCATCCTGGAACTCATATGCACGGTCGGGCTCATCGTCCCCGCCGCGTTCCATTGGCAGCCGCCGCTGACCATCCTGGCCGCCACGGTCCTCGCGGTCGAGAGCCTCGTATTCGTCGGCGTGCATGTCAAGTACCGCGAGGTCGCGCCCATGATCATGAGCGGCGTGCTGGGCCTTATCATGGCGTTCATCGCGTACGGCCGGATAGTACTGCAGCCAATTTTCTGA